The proteins below are encoded in one region of Danio rerio strain Tuebingen ecotype United States chromosome 12, GRCz12tu, whole genome shotgun sequence:
- the hpdl gene encoding 4-hydroxyphenylpyruvate dioxygenase-like protein (The RefSeq protein has 2 substitutions compared to this genomic sequence) has translation MAAYLSRLHHISLQVSNVDKVAHELVSRFQSNVFAARRTDRAKQLALRRGSAVFVVNERPSLSDCGAVRDHRDAGCVFGTHEHYPVDTVSNVCFEVTDVPSASRALRDQDGCEFLQPPAELQDDRGRVTFSIVRSPVGNVCHTLIDSSRYQGPFLPGFREVSSGCQGADRSRCPITHFDHITYACPRSSTVHITNWYRRNFGFQRFFIDRNEDVDEGYVLNHDGIGLRLTAMEYWKCSESGIKLPFKDEKEPDCKFVIAESLPEQGRNQVDTFLDEHRGAGIQHIGLYTEDIVKTAQTLSQAGVQFFSPPPAYYTEVGKQQEMLDAGYDPQTLSQYGILLDTDIQTDTDRQTTDGQRHLLQVFTKPVFAEDTFFLELIERRGATGFGEGNIRALWRSVQAYMENGEHQERQSNNQLSKQR, from the exons ATGGCGGCCTACTTGAGCCGGTTGCACCACATTTCCCTGCAGGTTTCAAACGTGGATAAAGTCGCTCACGAGCTCGTATCGCGGTTCCAGTTTAACGTGTTCGCGGCGCGACGGACAGACCGGGCGAAGCAGCTCGCGCTCCGCAGAGGATCCGCGGTGTTCGTGGTGAACGAGAGACCGAGTCTGAGTGACTGCGGCGCTGTCAGAGATCACCGGGACGCGGGTTGTGTGTTCGGGACTCATGAGCACTACCCGGTGGACACCGTTAGTAACGTGTGCTTCGAGGTGACCGATGTACCGAGCGCGAGCCGGGCGCTCCGGGATCAGGATGGGTGTGAGTTCCTCCAGCCGCCCGCGGAGCTTCAG GATGACCGCGGCCGGGTCACCTTCTCCATCGTGCGCTCCCCGGTGGGTAACGTGTGCCACACACTCATCGACAGCTCCCGGTACCAGGGACCCTTCCTGCCTGGTTTCCGTGAGGTGAGCTCAGGCTGTCAGGGTGCAGACCGCTCCCGCTGTCCCATCACTCACTTCGACCACATCACATACGCCTGTCCGCGGAGCAGTACTGTACACATCACCAACTGGTACCGGAGGAACTTTGGCTTCCAGAGGTTCTTCATTGACAG GAATGAGGATGTGGACGAGGGATACGTGTTGAACCATGATGGGATCGGCCTGCGTTTGACAGCTATGGAATACTGGAAATGCAGTGAGTCTGGAATAAAACTGCCCTTTAAGGATGAAAAGGAGCCGGACTGCAAGTTTGTGATCGCAGAGTCTCTCCCTGAGCAAG gCAGGAATCAGGTGGACACGTTTCTGGATGAGCACCGAGGAGCAGGAATCCAGCACATCGGCCTGTACACCGAGGACATCGTGAAAACTGCTCAAACTCTGAGTCAGGCTGGAGTTCAGTTCTTCTCTCCTCCTCCGGCGTACTACACTGAG GTGGGAAAGCAGCAAGAGATGTTGGATGCAGGTTATGATCCTCAGACACTGAGTCGATATGGGATTCTGCTGGACACTGACATCCAGAcggacacagacagacagaccacaGACGGCCAACG GCACCTCCTGCAGGTCTTCACCAAGCCGGTGTTTGCAGAGGACACGTTTTTCCTGGAGCTGATCGAGCGCAGAGGAGCAACAGGCTTTGGCGAGGGGAACATCCGAGCGCTCTGGAGATCCGTTCAGGCCTATATGGAGAACGGAGAACATCAGGAGAGGCAGAGCAACAACCAGCTGAGCAAACAGCGCTGA
- the hpdl gene encoding 4-hydroxyphenylpyruvate dioxygenase-like protein isoform X1 codes for MAAYLSRLHHISLQVSNVDKVAHELVSRFQFNVFAARRTDRAKQLALRRGSAVFVVNERPSLSDCGAVRDHRDAGCVFGTHEHYPVDTVSNVCFEVTDVPSASRALRDQDGCEFLQPPAELQDDRGRVTFSIVRSPVGNVCHTLIDSSRYQGPFLPGFREVSSGCQGADRSRCPITHFDHITYACPRSSTVHITNWYRRNFGFQRFFIDRNEDVDEGYVLNHDGIGLRLTAMEYWKCSESGIKLPFKDEKEPDCKFVIAESLPEQGRNQVDTFLDEHRGAGIQHIGLYTEDIVKTAQTLSQAGVQFFSPPPAYYTEVGKQQEMLDAGYDPQTLSRYGILLDTDIQTDTDRQTTDGQRHLLQVFTKPVFAEDTFFLELIERRGATGFGEGNIRALWRSVQAYMENGEHQERQSNNQLSKQR; via the exons ATGGCGGCCTACTTGAGCCGGTTGCACCACATTTCCCTGCAGGTTTCAAACGTGGATAAAGTCGCTCACGAGCTCGTATCGCGGTTCCAGTTTAACGTGTTCGCGGCGCGACGGACAGACCGGGCGAAGCAGCTCGCGCTCCGCAGAGGATCCGCGGTGTTCGTGGTGAACGAGAGACCGAGTCTGAGTGACTGCGGCGCTGTCAGAGATCACCGGGACGCGGGTTGTGTGTTCGGGACTCATGAGCACTACCCGGTGGACACCGTTAGTAACGTGTGCTTCGAGGTGACCGATGTACCGAGCGCGAGCCGGGCGCTCCGGGATCAGGATGGGTGTGAGTTCCTCCAGCCGCCCGCGGAGCTTCAG GATGACCGCGGCCGGGTCACCTTCTCCATCGTGCGCTCCCCGGTGGGTAACGTGTGCCACACACTCATCGACAGCTCCCGGTACCAGGGACCCTTCCTGCCTGGTTTCCGTGAGGTGAGCTCAGGCTGTCAGGGTGCAGACCGCTCCCGCTGTCCCATCACTCACTTCGACCACATCACATACGCCTGTCCGCGGAGCAGTACTGTACACATCACCAACTGGTACCGGAGGAACTTTGGCTTCCAGAGGTTCTTCATTGACAG GAATGAGGATGTGGACGAGGGATACGTGTTGAACCATGATGGGATCGGCCTGCGTTTGACAGCTATGGAATACTGGAAATGCAGTGAGTCTGGAATAAAACTGCCCTTTAAGGATGAAAAGGAGCCGGACTGCAAGTTTGTGATCGCAGAGTCTCTCCCTGAGCAAG gCAGGAATCAGGTGGACACGTTTCTGGATGAGCACCGAGGAGCAGGAATCCAGCACATCGGCCTGTACACCGAGGACATCGTGAAAACTGCTCAAACTCTGAGTCAGGCTGGAGTTCAGTTCTTCTCTCCTCCTCCGGCGTACTACACTGAG GTGGGAAAGCAGCAAGAGATGTTGGATGCAGGTTATGATCCTCAGACACTGAGTCGATATGGGATTCTGCTGGACACTGACATCCAGAcggacacagacagacagaccacaGACGGCCAACG GCACCTCCTGCAGGTCTTCACCAAGCCGGTGTTTGCAGAGGACACGTTTTTCCTGGAGCTGATCGAGCGCAGAGGAGCAACAGGCTTTGGCGAGGGGAACATCCGAGCGCTCTGGAGATCCGTTCAGGCCTATATGGAGAACGGAGAACATCAGGAGAGGCAGAGCAACAACCAGCTGAGCAAACAGCGCTGA
- the hpdl gene encoding 4-hydroxyphenylpyruvate dioxygenase-like protein isoform X2 yields MAAYLSRLHHISLQVSNVDKVAHELVSRFQFNVFAARRTDRAKQLALRRGSAVFVVNERPSLSDCGAVRDHRDAGCVFGTHEHYPVDTVSNVCFEVTDVPSASRALRDQDGCEFLQPPAELQDDRGRVTFSIVRSPVGNVCHTLIDSSRYQGPFLPGFREVSSGCQGADRSRCPITHFDHITYACPRSSTVHITNWYRRNFGFQRFFIDRSAAVTLFKITLKI; encoded by the exons ATGGCGGCCTACTTGAGCCGGTTGCACCACATTTCCCTGCAGGTTTCAAACGTGGATAAAGTCGCTCACGAGCTCGTATCGCGGTTCCAGTTTAACGTGTTCGCGGCGCGACGGACAGACCGGGCGAAGCAGCTCGCGCTCCGCAGAGGATCCGCGGTGTTCGTGGTGAACGAGAGACCGAGTCTGAGTGACTGCGGCGCTGTCAGAGATCACCGGGACGCGGGTTGTGTGTTCGGGACTCATGAGCACTACCCGGTGGACACCGTTAGTAACGTGTGCTTCGAGGTGACCGATGTACCGAGCGCGAGCCGGGCGCTCCGGGATCAGGATGGGTGTGAGTTCCTCCAGCCGCCCGCGGAGCTTCAG GATGACCGCGGCCGGGTCACCTTCTCCATCGTGCGCTCCCCGGTGGGTAACGTGTGCCACACACTCATCGACAGCTCCCGGTACCAGGGACCCTTCCTGCCTGGTTTCCGTGAGGTGAGCTCAGGCTGTCAGGGTGCAGACCGCTCCCGCTGTCCCATCACTCACTTCGACCACATCACATACGCCTGTCCGCGGAGCAGTACTGTACACATCACCAACTGGTACCGGAGGAACTTTGGCTTCCAGAGGTTCTTCATTGACAGGTCAGCTGCCGTCACACTGTTTAAAATCAccctg AAAATCTAA